The proteins below come from a single Malus domestica chromosome 03, GDT2T_hap1 genomic window:
- the LOC103417757 gene encoding probable protein phosphatase 2C 6: protein MGSCCSTQKSLGQRSDMVEQSKVDYADDASPKAKGGSKRWKRKKPGADKAGCGDLGHQIDIPGRLIGNGGSKVACLYTQQGKKGTNQDAMLVWENFATRSDTTFCGVFDGHGPFGHVVAKKVRDSLPLILCTQWKANSNSDLSNLDKAENANGSSNLEEPASPSIDDEWCESLEVRENEKLPDMYLPLKKSFLKAFKLMDKELKLHPTIDCFCSGTTAVTLVKQGQNLVIGNVGDSRAVLATRDQDNSLIAVQLTVDLKPDLPAESARIQQCKGRVFALQDEPEVARVWLPNNDSPGLAMARAFGDFCLKDFGLISVPDVFYRHLTERDEFIILATDGVWDVLSNKEAVEIVASAPGHKTAARALVDCAVRAWRLKYPTSKNDDCAVVCLFLEQLSEAGEAVTENDMMKINEETKVNEMIKINDETKSNKETNINGEAMERMAITEENTDDSESGSSHAVVLEHSGTIRSCDEIVPVSDSTEQKLPTKFEGQSKRSLAECISTKEDEDWSALEGITRVNSLLSIPRLLSGDKRAASWRKKWL, encoded by the exons ATGGGTTCGTGTTGTTCGACTCAGAAAAGCTTGGGGCAGAGGAGTGATATGGTGGAGCAGAGCAAAGTGGACTACGCCGACGACGCTTCTCCGAAAGCCAAAGGCGGCTCGAAACGGTGGAAGAGGAAGAAGCCGGGAGCTGACAAAGCGGGTTGCGGAGATTTGGGCCATCAGATTGATATTCCGGGCAGATTGATCGGCAATGGAGGCAGCAAAGTCGCCTGCTTGTATACCCAGCAGGGAAAGAAAGGGACCAATCAGGACGCCATGCTTGTCTGGGAG AATTTCGCCACAAGAAGTGAtacaacattttgtggggtgttTGATGGCCACGGTCCATTTGGTCACGTGGTCGCTAAGAAAGTTCGGGATTCTCTTCCTCTTATACTATGTACTCAGTGGAAAGCTAATTCAAACAGTGATCTGAGCAATCTCGATAAGGCTGAGAATGCGAATGGGAGCTCTAATTTGGAGGAACCTGCGTCGCCAAGCATTGATGATGAATGGTGCGAATCATTGGAGGTTCGGGAAAATGAAAAACTACCCGACATGTATCTCCCACTAAAAAAGTCATTCTTAAAGGCTTTCAAGTTAATGGACAAGGAACTAAAATTGCATCCAACCATCGATTGCTTCTGCAGTGGCACGACTGCTGTTACATTGGTAAAGCAG GGTCAGAATCTTGTAATTGGAAATGTTGGGGATTCAAGGGCTGTGCTAGCAACGAGAGACCAAGACAACTCTCTGATTGCTGTACAATTGACAGTAGATTTAAAGCCAGATCTTCCTG CGGAATCTGCTAGGATCCAGCAATGCAAGGGAAGGGTATTTGCTTTGCAGGATGAGCCAGAGGTTGCTCGTGTATGGTTGCCGAATAATGATTCTCCTGGTTTGGCAATGGCTAGAGCCTTTGGAGATTTCTGTCTGAaggattttggtttaatttctgTGCCTGATGTTTTCTATCGCCATCTTACTGAAAGAGATGAGTTCATAATTCTTGCCACCGATGGG GTCTGGGACGTCCTTTCAAACAAGGAGGCTGTTGAAATTGTAGCTTCTGCCCCCGGTCATAAAACAGCAGCCCGGGCTCTAGTGGACTGTGCCGTTAGAGCCTGGAGGCTCAAATACCCTACTTCCAAGAATGATGATTGTGCCGTTGTATGCCTTTTTCTAGAACAGTTGTCTGAAGCTGGTGAGGCTGTGACAGAGAATGATATGATGAAGATTAATGAAGAGACGAAGGTTAATGAAATGATTAAGATTAATGACGAGACAAAGAGTAATAAAGAGACAAATATTAACGGAGAGGCAATGGAGAGGATGGCAATAACAGAAGAGAATACTGATGATTCAGAAAGTGGTAGTTCTCATGCCGTTGTTCTTGAGCATTCGGGTACCATACGAAGCTGCGATGAGATTGTGCCCGTATCTGATTCAACAGAACAAAAGCTTCCAACGAAGTTCGAGGGCCAGTCTAAAAGAAGTTTAGCAGAATGCATTTCAACAAAAGAGGACGAGGACTGGTCAGCCTTGGAAGGTATTACCCGCGTTAACAGTCTGTTAAGCATTCCCAGACTCTTATCCGGTGATAAAAGAGCCGCCAGTTGGAGAAAAAAGTGGCTATGA
- the LOC103417731 gene encoding CBS domain-containing protein CBSX3, mitochondrial-like: MQGVLKTFTSHGSIVKNGVLRHIRLVNPLLQPVAFSRFESATPANAHIEEQGFESTRIADVLNAKGKGADGSWLWCTTDDSVYDAVKSMIQHNVGALVVVKSGEQKSPAGIITERDYLRKIIVQGRSSKSTKVGDIMTEENKLITVTPDTKVLWAMQLMTDNRIRHIPVMDNGKMVGMVSIGDVVRAVVSEHREELNRLNAFIQGGY, translated from the exons ATGCAAGGAGTACTCAAAACTTTTACATCACACGGAAGCATTGTGAAAAATGGAGTTTTGAGACACATCCGTCTTGTGAATCCCCTGCTCCAGCCTGTTGCGTTTTCACGTTTTGAGTCTGCTACGCCTGCCAATGCCCACATAGAAGAGCAGGGTTTTGAAAGCACCAGAATTGCAGATGTCTTGAATGCAAAAGGTAAAGGTGCTGATGGTTCCTGGCTCTGGTGCACAACCGATGACTCTGTTTATGATGCTGTTAAGTCG ATGATCCAGCACAATGTTGGAGCCTTAGTTGTTGTGAAATCCGGAGAGCAAAAATCTCCCGCAGGAATCATAACAGAGAGAG ATTATCTCAGGAAGATCATAGTTCAGGGAAGATCATCCAAGTCAACAAAAGTTGGGGATATCATGACTGAGGAG AACAAGCTTATCACTGTCACCCCTGACACCAAAGTTTTGTGGGCAATGCAACTCATGACAG ATAACCGAATCAGGCACATTCCAGTAATGGACAACGGGAAAATGGTTGGAATGGTGTCCATTGGTGACGTGGTTCGTGCTGTGGTGAGTGAGCACCGGGAGGAGCTAAACCGCTTGAATGCTTTTATTCAAGGTGGTTACTAG
- the LOC103417774 gene encoding uncharacterized protein, translated as MLGFSFPFGLVSISGYLAPEKEFHLLASVLFGIFLCDIVYRLTRLISLLTVEGYDKLSKAEKVEWNNRGFSTVHAIAVAFASFYLVVLSGTFHEDHRDEPIISRRSTFSNTTLGISIGYFLSDLGMILWYFPALGGLEYVLHHALSMYSIFLSLLSGKGHIYILMVLFSESTTPFVNMRWYLDVAGKKNSNLYVVNGAALFLGWLVARILLFIYFFVHMFIHFDQVKTIFPLGFYSVLVVAPMLATMNLIWFWKITKGLIKTVSKAKHSQ; from the exons ATGTTGggattttcttttccctttggTTTAGTATCCATATCTGGCTATCTTGCCCCTGAGAAAGAATTTCACTTGCTGGCATCTGTCCTCTTTGGCATCTTTCTCTGCGATATT GTTTACAGATTAACGCGCCTTATTAGCCTTCTCACCGTTGAGGGATATGACAAACTCAGCAAAGCAGAAAAAGTTGAATGGAACAACCG GGGGTTCTCAACTGTTCATGCTATTGCCGTAGCATTTGCATCATTTTACCTTGTCGTGTTGTCAGGTACTTTTCATGAGGATCATCGTGATGAGCCAATCATTAGCAGAAGATCTACCTTTTCAAATACAACATTGGGG ATCTCCATCGGATATTTTCTGTCAGACTTGGGAATGATTTTGTGGTATTTTCCTGCTTTAGGTGGACTGGAGTAT GTTTTGCATCATGCACTATCTATGTACTcgatctttctctcccttttaAGTGGAAAAGGCCACATTTACATACTAATGGTTCTGTTCTCTGAGAGCACGACTCCTTTCGTAAACATGAGATG GTACTTGGATGTTGCTGGTAAGAAGAACTCTAACCTGTACGTCGTCAATGGCGCAGCATTGTTCCTGGGGTGGCTG GTTGCAAGGATTCTTTTGTTCATTTACTTTTTCGTCCACATGTTTATCCATTTCGATCAA GTCAAGACAATTTTCCCTCTGGGATTTTACAGCGTGCTCGTGGTGGCTCCAATGCTGGCTACAATGAATCTCATTTGGTTTTGGAAGATCACCAAAGGTTTGATCAAAACTGTTTCCAAGGCCAAACACAGTCAGTGA
- the LOC103417785 gene encoding calcium uniporter protein 6, mitochondrial-like, which yields MWRWCSVVLVRHLGVGKPNGANPCFGFKGFANRKCGLLNIPATSSLALIPRRRMSSSNDFSGGGGGGVGGGGGADLGRGVGETISSSEAKRMMRLVNVEALKAKLGTEGKEAIPYSDLLEACQSIGVARSPEEAAAFARVLDEAGVIILFRDKVLLHPNRVVELVRKAVPLSLTPEDDPLWEELKQLQKKKEELDVLAHKHVRRVLWFGLGVVLAQLGLFFRLTYWDFSWDVVEPLAYFTTTSYIGIGYAYFLITSRDPTYQDLMKRLFIRRQRKLIKRHNFDVEKFKEIQRKCGIPLHASASLKNRVGLEIELDDSLHRN from the exons ATGTGGAGGTGGTGCAGTGTTGTGTTGGTGAGGCATTTGGGGGTGGGGAAGCCCAACGGCGCCAACCCATGTTTTGGATTCAAGGGTTTTGCTAACCGGAAATGTGGGTTGTTGAATATTCCTGCAACTTCGTCTCTGGCGCTGATTCCGAGGAGAAGAATGTCGTCTTCTAATGATTTCAGCGGCGGTGGGGGTGGCGGagtaggaggaggaggaggagcagaTCTGGGCAGAGGAGTAGGAGAGACGATATCGTCTTCGGAGGCCAAGAGGATGATGAGGCTGGTGAATGTGGAGGCTTTGAAGGCAAAGCTTGGGACAGAAGGGAAAGAGGCAATACCGTATTCTGATCTTCTGGAGGCGTGCCAGAGCATTGGGGTTGCCAGATCTCCGGAGGAGGCTGCGGCTTTTGCTCGGGTTCTCGACGAGGCCGGCGTCATCATCCTCTTCCGGGACAAGGTTCTCCTCCATCCTAATAGG GTTGTGGAGCTAGTTCGAAAAGCAGTACCCCTTTCTTTGACTCCAGAAGATGACCCCTTGTGGGAGGAGTTAAAACAgctgcagaagaagaaggaagaacttGATGTACTGGCACATAAGCATGTCCGGCGCGTTCTCTGGTTTGGCCTGGGGGTTGTCCTGGCACAGCTCGGGCTCTTTTTCAGGCTAACATATTGGGACTTCTCATGGGACGTAGTGGAACCACTCGCGTACTTCACAACGACTTCTTACATTGGCATAGGCTATGCCTACTTCTTGATCACGTCAAGAGATCCGACTTACCAAGATCTGATGAAGAGGCTCTTTATCAGGAGGCAGAGGAAACTGATCAAGCGTCATAATTTTGATGTCGAAAAGTTCAAGGAGATCCAGAGAAAATGCGGCATACCTCTACACGCCAGTGCCTCGCTTAAGAATCGGGTAGGCCTGGAAATAGAGCTCGACGACTCTTTACATAGAAATTAA
- the LOC103417767 gene encoding uncharacterized protein: MQSILKKYFGFSSFRPYQKEVIEKIIDGNDSLIVMATGSGKSLCYQVPPLVVGKTGVVVSPLISLMQDQVMSLKQRGIRAEFMGSSQTDSTVQSRAESGQFDILYMTPEKACLVPSSFWSNLLSVGLCLFAVDEAHCISEWGHDFRVEYKKLDKLRGLLVDVPFIALTATATEKVRMDIVNSLKMQNPYVAIGSFDRTNLFYGVKSFNRGQSFVQELVQEVSKFVRSDGSTIIYCTTIKDVEQVFESLKEVGIKAGIYHGQMDNKARAESHRLFVRDELDVMVATIAFGMGIDKPNIRQVIHYGCPKSLESYYQESGRCGRDGIASVCWLYYTRSDFAKADFYIGELHSESQRKAVVESLMAAQRYCLLTTCRRKFLLGHFGEKFPADKCGNCDNCTSTKRERDMSKEAFLLMACIQSCRGKWGLSMPVDILRGSRAKKIIDAQYDKLPLHGLGKDYSSNWWKALGYQLISSGYLRETVKDIYRTVSLGPKAYQFLSSAGPDHQPPLFLPVTSEMVDDEDNKHASGEVGEIKSLATLECEGFSEAEKQLYHMLLEERRKLARSLGTAPYAICGDQTIKKIALARPSTIARLANIDGVNQHLVVTHGNNFLRIIRDLSQGLNLSLDGEATVQTTAITRKVYPVPNQPRKLTPAKFEAWKFWHVEGFSIQKIANFPGRSAPIKEQTVLDYVVEAAQEGCEIDWIRLCNEVGLTHKVLSDIQCAISKVGPTERLKPIKDELPEDISYAHIKTCLAMQKLGVSLEGTPSSPHDAQEAGQLPSKETESSPCSARKCPMEEPLEDKALAQDSVASSGKNEETPSLPLTRGQGVNQPEAHFEDLLPTKRQKLGSPDDESSLALKATESSIYDWLKNQDGISLSQILEHFSGSEEQSVIDVLSSLEVDFLIYKKNNLYMII; encoded by the exons ATGCAGTCCATTCTCAAG AAATATTTTGGGTTTTCTTCGTTTCGACCATACCAGAAGGAAGTGATTGAGAAAATCATAGACGGAAACGACTCATTGATTGTGATGGCCACTGGCAGCGGCAAGTCGTTGTG CTATCAGGTGCCTCCGTTGGTTGTCGGAAAGACTGGTGTTGTTGTGAGCCCTCTTATATCCCTAATGCAAGATCAG GTAATGTCTTTGAAGCAACGAGGAATTAGAGCCGAGTTTATGGGAAGTAGCCAAACTGATTCCACTGTCCAGAGCAGAGCTGAAAGTGGTCAATTTGATATCTTGTACATGACCCCGGAAAAGGCATGTTTGGTTCCTTCAAG TTTCTGGTCCAATTTGCTAAGTGTTGGActctgtttgtttgctgttgATGAAGCACATTGCATATCGGAGTGGGGCCATGATTTCAG GGTAGAATACAAGAAACTAGACAAGTTACGAGGCCTTCTTGTTGATGTTCCATTTATTGCCTTAACTGCAACTGCTACTGAAaa GGTTCGGATGGACATTGTTAATTCCTTGAAGATGCAAAACCCATATGTTGCCATAGGCTCATTTGACCGGACAAATCTGTTCTATGGTGTCAAGTCATTCAATCGTGGTCAGTCATTTGTTCAGGAGCTCGTTCAAGAAGTTTCAAAATTTGTGCGCTCAGATGGTTCAACTATCATTTACTGCACGACAATTAAAGATGTTGAGCAG GTATTCGAGTCACTCAAGGAGGTAGGTATTAAGGCTGGAATCTATCATGGTCAAATGGACAATAAAGCTCGTGCGGAGTCCCATAG ATTGTTTGTACGAGATGAACTCGATGTCATGGTTGCTACAATTGCTTTTGGAATGGGTATTGACAAGCCAAACATAAGGCAAGTGATACATTATGGTTGCCCAAAGAGCTTGGAGTCTTATTACCAGGAAAGTGGACGATGCGGTAGAGATGGTATTGCATCTGTCTGCTGGCTTTATTACACTAGAAGTGACTTTGCAAAAGCTGACTTTTACATTGGAGAGCTACATTCT GAAAGTCAACGTAAAGCTGTTGTAGAGTCGTTGATGGCAGCACAACGGTACTGCTTACTGACAACTTGCAGAAGGAAGTTTTTGCTTGGTCACTTTGGGGAAAAGTTTCCAGCTGATAAATGCG GTAATTGTGATAACTGCACTTCCACAAAGAGGGAGCGAGACATGTCTAAAGAAGCATTTCTTCTAATGGCTTGCATTCAATCATGTAGGGGTAAATGGGGTCTCAGTATGCCTGTAGACATTCTTCGTGGCTCTCGA gctaaaaaaattattgatgCCCAATATGACAAGCTTCCACTGCATGGGCTTGGGAAAGACTATTCTTCGAATTGGTGGAAAGCCCTTGGTTACCAATTAATCTCTTCTG GTTATTTGAGGGAGACAGTAAAAGACATATACAGAACTGTAAG TCTTGGTCCAAAAGCTTACCAATTTCTTAGTTCTGCTGGACCGGATCATCAACCACCACTATTCTTGCCGGTGACCAGTGAAATGGTCGATGATGAGGACAATAAACATGCATCAGGCGAAGTTGGAGAAATTAAGAGTTTGGCTACTCTGGAATGTGAAGGATTCTCAGAG GCAGAGAAACAACTCTACCACATGCTTttagaagagagaaggaagcTCGCAAGAAGCCTTGGAACTGCTCC ATATGCTATTTGTGGTGATCAAACgattaaaaaaattgctttAGCAAGACCATCTACCATAGCAAGGCTAGCAAACATCGATGGCGTCAACCAG CACCTTGTAgtgactcatggaaacaatttTCTTCGGATCATTCGGGATCTATCACAAGGACTAAATCTTTCATTGGATGGAGAGGCAACCGTACAAACTACTGCTATTACGAGAAAAGTCTATCCTGTACCCAACCAACCAAGAAAGTTAACGCCAGCAAAGTTTGAAGCCTGGAAATTTTGGCATGTTGAGGGTTTCTCGATTCAGAAAATTGCT AACTTCCCTGGTAGATCTGCACCTATTAAAGAGCAGACTGTTCTTGATTATGTGGTAGAAGCTGCTCAAGAAGGATGCGAAATTGATTGGATCAGGCTATGCAACGAGGTTGGACTAACGCATAAAGTTCTCTCCGATATTCAGTGTGCCATTTCAAAGGTTGGCCCTACGGAAAGGTTAAAGCCTATCAAAGACGAATTGCCAGAAGAT ATAAGTTATGCACACATCAAGACTTGCCTGGCAATGCAAAAGCTTGGAGTGTCTCTGGAAGGGACTCCATCTAGCCCCCATGATGCACAAGAAGCTGGTCAACTTCCAAGCAAGGAAACAGAATCGTCACCATGTTCTGCTCGTAAATGCCCCATGGAAGAACCTCTTGAAGATAAAGCCTTGGCCCAAGATTCAGTTGCAAGCTCGGGTAAAAATGAAGAAACCCCTTCTCTTCCCTTGACCAGGGGACAAGGAGTAAACCAACCTGAAGCACATTTCGAGGACTTACTCCCAACAAAACGCCAAAAACTTGGTAGTCCAGATGATGAAAGTTCCCTTGCATTGAAGGCAACGGAGAGTTCCATATACGATTGGCTTAAGAACCAAGACGGG atctctctctctcagatttTGGAGCACTTCAGCGGATCTGAAGAACAATCTGTGATCGATGTACTTAGCTCCCTTGAAGTTGACTTTCTAATATATAAAAAGAACAACTTGTATATGATTATCTAA
- the LOC114823872 gene encoding bifunctional bis(5'-adenosyl)-triphosphatase/adenylylsulfatase FHIT: protein MASESFKFGPYNIDSREVFYSTKLSYALVNLRPLVPGNVLVCPRREVKRFVDLTADETSDLWITAQKVGSRLESYHKASSLTLAIQDGPEAGQTVPHVHIHILPRKGGDFEKKDEIYDALDEKEKELTQKLDLDKERKDRSLEEMAQDAEEYKKLF, encoded by the exons ATGGCTTCGGAGAGCTTCAAGTTCGGGCCGTACAATATCGACAGTAGGGAAGTGTTCTACTCCACCAAGCTATCCTACGCCCTGGTTAACCTGCGCCCTCTTGTTCCTGGTA ATGTCCTTGTCTGCCCAAGGCGTGAAGTGAAGCGCTTTGTTGATCTCACTGCTGATGAGACCAGTGATCTTTGGATCACAGCACAAAAGGTTGGTAGCCGGCTTGAGAGTTACCACAAAGCATCATCTCTCACACTCGCGATTCAA GATGGACCCGAAGCCGGACAgactgtaccccatgttcatatTCATATCCTCCCACGGAAAGGTGGCGACtttgagaagaaagatgagATTTATGATGCA CTGGATGAAAAGGAGAAGGAATTAACGCAAAAGCTTGATTTAGACAAGGAAAGGAAGGACAGAAGCCTCGAGGAAATGGCACAAGATGCCGAAGAGTACAAAAAGTTGTTTTAG